The genome window TGTCGAAGTGCTGGAGGCAATCACCAAGTATTTGGTGATTGAGGGGGCAACCTTTGCAAATGAGGCCAAAGAAAACGGAGAAGCCAGTTTGGCGATTCACCGGCGGGCGTTGGAACTGCTGCCGAAAGCGGAAATCGATTATATTCCGCACAGCGAACTGAAAGCCCGGTCAGCCGGAGCCAAGGCCATTATTCTGACCGGCGAATATACAGGCTATACCAATGTTATTTTGCGCTGCGGCTGCGCCTATTAAATCTTTGGCAAAAAGGAGACGGGTATGAAAACGGATAAGATATTGGAGCTGGTGGACATTGTAAAGATCTTTCCGGGGGTAAAGGCGCTGGATAAAGTAAAAATGGACGTCTGCGCCGGAGAAGTCCATGCCTTGTGCGGAGAAAACGGAGCCGGCAAATCCACTTTGATGAGAATCATTGCCGGTGCAGAAAGACCGACATCCGGTAAGATTTTGCTGGACGGCAAGGAAGTCCGTTTTGCTTCAACCAAAGATGCTGAAAAATTGGGGATTGCCATGATTTATCAGGAATTTAACATGATTCCCGATATGACGGTGGCGGAAAATATGTATTTGGGCAGGTACCCGGTTACAAAACTGGGAATAATCGATAAAAAAAAGCTGAATGAAGATACCGCCCAGGAGCTTAAAAAATTAAATCTGCCGGTTCATCCCAAAACCAAGGTCCGCAGTTTAAGCGTCGCCACCGCCCAAATGATCGAGATTGCCAAATGTTTAAGTGTCGGCGCTAAAATTATTATTATGGATGAGCCGACATCAGCTCTGACCAATGAGGAAACAGAGATTTTGTTCCGATTGATTCAGGAATTAAAGGCCAAAGGGATTGCGGTGATTTATATTTCACATCGAATGGATGAAATTTTTCAAATCGCCGACCGGATTACGGTCTTTCGCGACGGCAAATATATTAAGACCTTGCCGGTCAAAGAAACCAATTATGATCAGGTGGTGGCGCTGATGGTCGGTAAGGATATTACGCATTTGTACCCGGAGCGCGAGACCCATTCCGCGAAGGTGGCTTTTGCAGTCAAAAATCTGACCGGGCAGGGGGTGCATGGGATTTCTTTTCAGGTGCAGGAAGGCGAGATCTTAGGGATTACCGGACTTTTAGGTGCGGGCATGATTGAACTGGCCAAGCTGATTTATGGGGCGATGCCGGCGGAAAAAGGCGAGATTTGGCTAGAGCAGAGACCGCTTCAGATTCAAAGTCCGATGCAGGCGCTGAAAAATGAAATTGCTTTTGTATCCGATGACCGCAAGCAGGAAGGCCTGGTACTGGAACGCGATATCAAGGAGAACAGTTCAATGATTGCTTTGGGGCTGGGATATTTTTTAAAGGCCGGCATCATTGATAAGAAAAAAGAAAAGACGTCGGTTCAGGCCGATATTAAAAAGTTAGCAATTAAATGTCACGGTATGAGCCAAAAAACCGGTAATTTAAGCGGCGGCAATCAGCAAAAGGTGGTGCTGGCCAAGGTGCTGAAAAGTTCGCCCAAGATTTGTATTTTGGCGGAGCCGACTAGGGGCGTGGATATCGGTGCCAAAGCTGAGATTTATCAATTAATGAATGAGATGACCAAAGAAGGCAAAAGTATTCTTTTAATTTCCAGTGATTTACCGGAAGTGATTGGTATGTCTGACCGGATTTTGGTAATGAGAGAGGGACGCTCGGTTTTGTTGCTGGATAGACCGGATTTTTCACAGGAGCGGATATTGGCCTATGCTTCGGGAGGGATTACAGATGAAGGACAATAGAAAAATAAGATTAACGGAAATCGTCAATTTATATCGTTCGGTTTTGATTTTAATTATTATCTCTCTGGTTGCTTCAATCGCTTCGCCTGCTTTTTTTAGCATAGGGAATATTTTTAATGTCATCCGGCAGATTGCCATGGCCGGAATTGTCGGCTGTGGTATGACCTTTGTGATTCTGCTCGGCGGGATTGATCTGTCGGTCGGCTCAATTGTGGGACTGGCCGGAGTGATTGCCGCTGGGGTTTTGCGTGATACTGGAAATGTAGCGCTGGCACTAGTTCTGGCCCTGATTGTCGGGATCCTGTGTGGAGCGGTGAATGGTCTGATTATTTCTCAGTTTTCGATTCCGCCGTTCATTGCTACTTTGGGAATGATGACACTGCTCAGGGGCTGCATTTTAGTCTATACCAACGGTTCTCCGATTCCGATCAAGTCTGATGCCTATAAGTTTATCGGCAAGGGCGATTTGCTGGGCGGGATTCCGGTTCCGATCTTGATTTTATTTGTAGTTTACGCGATCGCACACTTTATTTTATCCAATACCCGGTTCGGCCGCTATATTTATGCACTGGGCGGCAGCCGGGAAGCCAGCCGTTTATCGGGCATCAATGTGCAGAAGATTGAATGGATGGTATATATTATCAGCGGTATTTTAAGCGCGATTACCGGTGTGATTTTGACAGCCCGGCTGGGGTCGGCGCAGTCAACCAACGGAGAAGGTATTGAAATGGACGCGATTGCCGCTGTTATTCTGGGCGGAACATCGATGAGCGGCGGAACGGGATTTGTCCTGCCGACGGTTATCGGTGCGATGATCATGGGTATTATTGATAATATTTTGACGCTTATGAACGTCAATCCACACGCAACAAAAATAGTAAAGGGGGCGGTAATTTTAGCGGCAGTGCTGATTGACAGGAAGTTAAAGGATGTTTCGGTTAAGACAGTGGTAATGGAAGAAGCGACAACAGATGCAAAACATAACAATTAAGGTAAGACGCTCATAATTCGTTGAAATGGCATCACGAGTGTGGGCGATAAGAAATGAATATTTATGCTTGATATCCCATTGGAAAGCGAGTTTTCCGGAGGCATAGGTGTGAATATCCGCTTACCTGAACTGTTACAAAAATGATAGGAGGGAAATTATGAAAAAAATATTGGCAGTTGTTTTAGCGATGGTGATTGGAGCAGCGATGACCGGTTGCGGCGGGCAGACACAGACACCAACCCAGCCGCAGACGCAAACGGAAAAGCAAGATCAAAAGCAAACCCAAACCGAAAATAAGCAGTATAAGGTTGGATTATCAATGAATACCCAAACCAATCCGTTTTTCGTAACGGTGGTTGAGGGCTGCAAAAAAGCGGCGGAAGAAAAGGGCATGGAAATTTTTGTAACTGATGCGCAGGATGATGCCGCTACCCAAATGAAGGACATTGAAAACCTGATCACCAAGCAAGTTGACGTTATGATCATTGATCCTTGCGATTCCGATGCAATTGTAGCGGCAGTGGAAGCCTGCAACAATGCGAAGATCCCGGTATTCACCATGGACAGAGAATCCAAGGGCGGCGAAGTTGTTGCTCATATCGGCTATGATGCCATTAAATCCGGGAAAATGGCCGGTGAGTTTTTAGCCAAGGCTTTAAATGGCAAAGGCAATGTGGTTGAGCTGCAAGGCATTATGGGCACCAATGTTGCCCAAAATCGGTCGGAAGGCTTTAATTCAATTATGAAGGAAAACCCCGATATTAAAATTGTTGCTTGCCAAACCGCTAATTTTGACCGGTCGCAGGGTATGTCGGTTATGGAAAATATTTTACAGGCCAATGAAAAAATTGATGGGTTGTATGCCGCTAACGATGAAATGCTGCTGGGCGCACTGGAAGCAATTCAGGCGGCCGGTCGTCAGGATGAAATCATTATGATTGGCTGCGATGCGCTGGATGAAACTTTGGCCGGTATCAAAGAGGGTAAGATTAATGCTACGATTGCCGAGCCGCCGTTTTTCTTAGGAAAAGCCATGATCAATACGGCTTATGATTATTTGAACGGTCAAAAAATAGAAACCAGAGTTATCCTGGAAAATCAGCTGGTGGATAAGAACAACATAGATACTATTAAGACCAGAGATTAAGGAAAACAGGGTTTAAATTTTCCCTGCTTGCCGGAGCCTGCATACCTGCTTCCGGTAAATAGGGAAAGAGATGTAATATGAAAATGATAAAAATCCCGCGCCAAACTGCAAGTCGGTTTGGCGCGGGATTCTTAAATTTTCCTTCTTTTGTTCTGTTATTTGAGCTTCCTATTATTTGGACTAATATGCTTATTACAGCAGTAAAGGAAGGAATTATAAAAAAATATTCAAAAAAATCAAAGGAATTAATAAAAGGATAAAAGAGAAATGAAATTTTATTGACTTTCCGCTTTCCCATGCTAAAATTGAGAATGGACATTTAATAGGTATCAGAGACAGCCTGAAGAACTGACATCAGTTTATAAGATATAGAAAGGAAACCATATGAAGGGAACAGTTGTACGGATATGGATCACTACATTACACAAATTATATAATAAAGAAGAAGTTAACCGGGTTTTGAAGAGCGTTTCGTTTGATCCGGACAGAGCAATCTCACCGTTGGAGGATATTTCCGATCAGACGGTAGACAGTATCATGACAGCGGTTGCGAAGAATTACGGGATGGCGAAAGCCGACCTTTGGAAAACAATCGGCCGGAATAATATCGGAACTTTCTATGAAATGTATCCTATTTTCTTCAAAAAGGCCAATATGTTTTCATTTCTTTGTTCTTTAAATAATATTCATCAGGTTGTCCGGAAACGAATTCCGGGTTCGCGGCCGGCCGTTTTAAATATGGAAATCGTTGGCCGGCAGGAAGCGACTTTGACTTACCTGTCCAAGCGGAATATGTATGATTATTTGTTGGGCCTGCTGGAAGGAACCAAGGAATTTTTTAAAGAAAAAGTGGATATTCAGGTGGCAGACAAAGCCGATGGCAGAATGGTTTTAAAGCTCCGGTTTGAATATGAATTGCTGGAGGAAAAAAACTTTGCCTTTTCGAAAGCGCTGTCGCTGGGTTTTGTTAAAAATCAGACGGTTAAGCTGCTGCTTTTTACGCTGCTGCTGGGGTTGCCGACTGCTTTTTTGGTCAGAGAGCCGTGGCTGGCTGTCGGGCTGACGGCAGGATATGCGGGACTGGGCAGTTTTCTCCTGACCCGGCCGGCAGCACAGGTAAAGGAAGAAGTGATGAGACTAATCAAAAAAGACTATGTCCCCAGCCGGATGATAAAAACGGCCGATGAATACGAAGACCTTTTTCGGACAGTGGTGGATTATAAGGAAAGCTTTGCCGAAGGCTTTATTGACTTATCCAGCATGACCGGTGAAATGAAATCTTTTTCGATGGATTTGATTTCCATTGCTAAGACGATGGAGGAAACCAGCCATAAAATTACAGATTTGATGCAGCAGCTTTATGCCCATGCGACCGAGCAGTCGCAAAGCACGCGCAACAATGTATCAGTTTTGACTGACGGTGCCGAACAGATCATCCGTTTATCGGAAAAAGAAATGACCAACAAAGTCGAAATTGAGAGAGCGATTCAAACGACAACGGATTCGTTTGCTAATCTGAGCGATACAACGCGGGATTTGGCGGAAATGCGGGCAAAGTTTGAGGTTTTAAACAAAAACAGCGATAAGTTAAAGATTAAGGGTAAGGAAACCGAAGAGATTGCCTCCTTTGTATCGGAAATTGCTTATCAGACCAATCTTTTGGCACTGAACGCTTCGATTGAGGCCGCCCGGGCAGGCGAGCTGGGAGAAGGCTTTGCCGTGGTGGCGGAAGAAGTCCGAAAGCTGGCGCAGAACTCGGAACAGGCTGCCAGCCGGATTAAGGAAAATATCAGCAGCTTTTTAAGCGATATTGAAGCAATGGTAGCTGATATCCATGAGCAGAATGAGATTTTGGAAAAAGGCACCGGCACGATTCATGAAGCGATTCAGAACAATCAAAACGCCAAAGCGGAAATGGACGGCGTGGCCATTAAAATGGCGGAGTCAGCCGTAGAACTGGAAGAGCGGTCTCTTAATTTAAGCGATATCGTTGAGCAAATGCAGGCGCTGAGTGATTCTTCGACCGAAAATGCGGAATTAGCCAGAACTGCCGACAGCGAAGTCAGCACCTATACCGAGCAATTAAAGCAGTTGACGGAGAATGTGCGTAATTTCGAGGGAATGATTGTCACATTCCATAAAATGTTGGAAGAGTATAGGCTATAACCGGCTTTTTTGATAAAAAGGGTGCATTTGCATACAACAATAAAGTTGAGATAAAAACAAAGAATACAATGATATTAAAATCAAATTCAAAAGAGAGGAAATGATGCAGCTTTATATTGATGCATTTCAAAAACTTGGAGTTAGTATACTCAGTAACGATTTTATAATACTTATCGCTGCCATGGTCGCTTTCGTATTTATGTTACTGACAAAAGGTTTTGTGCTGGCAATAAAAAAACGGACAAATGAATGGAAGAAAAGTAAAAATGTAAAATTTTCAAAATTTCTGTTAAACGGAGCCAGTAAATTTTATACCTTATTTGTAACTATGATATCCATATTTCCGCTGTTAGGTATGCTGGGGACTGTCGTCGGACTACTAGGGCTGGATCTGGCAAGCGGGGATATGGAAAATATAAAAAACAATTTTTTTATTGCGTTGACTTCAACTGCCTGGGGAATAGTCTTTGCAGTCTTATTCAAATTGCTTTATGCGCTTATAGCCGATGATGTTGAAGAGCAGATTGAAATCGCTAAAAAAATGTCAGAAGAAACGGAATAATAAGATGAGAAATAGACTATGAAAAAAAGAGATGTGATTTTAGACTTTACCTCTTTGTTAGACGTAACTTTGATAGTAATATTCTTTTTTGTGTTGTTCAGTCATTTGGATGGGCAGGCTAATAAAATAAAAACAGAGCAAAAGGTACAGGAATTAGAACTTGCTATCGAAAAAATAAGGGATCGGGAAGCAGAGATCAGCAAATTATCAGAGCAGCTGACTAAAGAAATTTCAATAGTAAGAGATTATAGCGGCAGACATGGATCAAACCTATCCGAATTGCTGGATTACAACAGAAGTCAAAACTTTAAAATGATACTTGATATGAATGTTACTGACTGGAGCATTAGAGTGATTGACAAAGGCGAAGTCATTGCTATAATAAAAAATAAGGATAGGGTCGGAGAAAATATAAAAAAGGCATTGTTAAATGCCGGATATGATAATTCCGAAACTATTTTTTGTGATTTTGTATTTGACGGAAGTTTGCCGGGAACGGCATCGGCATATCGAAAAATAAAAGAAGGAATAGAAGATGTAATAAAAGAGTATAATTACCTATATACTTCAGAAACGGATTTATCAATAGGAGAATAATAAATGAAGAAAAAATTATCGACAGTATTTGTAATAGCAGTAATTGCGGCGGTTATTATTTTATTTAAGTTTGGAAATGGATTTGGTATTGGATTTGGCATAGGACAAGGAAAAGGAGATGGTAACGCCAAAGAATCGGCTGCACAGAAAGAAGCTTCTAAAATCGAAGATGACCGGGCGAAAGAGGAAGTAAAAAAAGAACAGGGCAGTTCGGAAGATGTCAATAAGGATGCAACATTAAAAGTCAGTGTTGTCGGAAATGAGTATTTTTATGATAATGATAGAATTTCTTTGGATGATCTTATAAAGAAAATAAAAGAAGTCGAAGGCGATATGATGATCGAGGTAAAAGATGATAATGCGTCATTAAAGGCATATAACGCCTTGCTGGATAAATTGACGGAGCTGCAAATTCCATTTACAAAACAATAATTTGTGTCATATCCTTTTATCCGGATCGATTGCCGTTTCGATTCCGGCACTGGTGATAGACGGTGCGGTGATAGCAAGCGCAGGGTTTTATCCGTCACCGAAATGAAAGAGGTTTTAAAGCAGTACCGGAAAGCTTAAAAGAAAATATAAAACAGCAGGCACTAAGATTTTTTCTTGGTGCTTGCTGTTTCATTTTTCAGGCATACAGCCGCGCGATCAAAAAGAGAACCAATCGCCGGGGCAGCAGTCTTTGCAGCAGCAGGAACAAATGATACTGCCAGCCGACGGTCTGCACAGGCGGCAGCTTTGCTTTTTGACAGCGCCGGTAAATACAGGCAGCTGTTGCTTCCGGGCTGAGACCATGTTGTTCGTCATATTCCATTTTAGCGATGGAGCGGACATATGCTTGTTGATATTGAGGATGAAAAGTCATGCTTTTTTGCCGGGCGGCGGTAAAGCCGGTTTTGGTATCCCCCAGCAAAAAGGTAGAAACTTGAATACCGAACGGGCGAAGTTCCAGCTGCCAGGCCTCTAACAGTTTATTGGCTGCTGCTTTGGAAGCGGAATAAAAGCTCTGGAAGGGGATAGCCAATTCACCGGCGGCCGAGCTGATCAGAATGATTTTGCCGCGGCTTGGCTTTAATAAAGGCAAAAACTCCTGTATCGTCAGAAAAACCCCAAAAAAATTGACATCAAACTGTTGTTTGGCGGCACTTAGTTCCGTACCTTCCGTCGGCCCGGCGATTCCGTATCCGGCGCAACAAATCAACTGCTGAACCGGCCGCCCTTCGGATTGGATGGTTTTGGCGGCTTGCGCCAGTTGTTCCGGGCTGGTTACATCGCAGCAAATATGTTTTAAATTCGGCTGCTGCCAATGCGGATTACTGCGGCTTAAAGTATATACAAAATAAGAATGAGCGGCGTAAGTCAGAGCCAGTGCCCGGCCGATGCCATTGCTGCCGCCGGTGATAATAATGCTTGGTTTCACGATACTTCTCCCCCCTTCCATGTGGAAATTACTTTTTCACTTTACCTTGTGCGAAATTTGAAAAATTAACAAAAGTTTGTATTGTAACCGCGGACAAAACTAAGTATAATAGGAATTGTACCTTATTTCTTTGGAAACCTTAATGGTTCAGCTCGAATTATACGATATCGGAAAGCGGCTGTCAAGGCAGGAACTGTTAGAGCATACAAAAAATGAGCCGGCAGTTTAGGTAACGTAATTCGCTGAAATAAGAAGTAATCATGCATTATTGACAATTACTCATGCAGGCGTTAAACCAATAGAGACTTATAGTTAAGGAGTGTGGAGAATGGTATTATTACAGGAAATGGATGCGGATGTCTTGATGTGGTTACAGGAAAACCTTCGGCAGGAGGGACTGGATCGAGTTTTTTCTTTTTTTACCCGGCTAGGCAATAACGGTGAACTTTGGATCGCGCTGCTGGTAGTTCTTTTTATTATTCCGCCCTTTCGGCGGATGGCGCTGACGGCAGCAGCTTCCCTGATCAGCAGCGCTTTGCTGGTTGAATTTGTGATCAAGCCCTTGGTGGCCAGAGTACGGCCCTATGTAACGGTCGAGGGTTTGTTTAGCCTGGTCGGTCCGGAAAGAAGCTATTCTTTTCCATCCGGCCACAGTGCAACGGCCTTTGCCGTGGCCTATGTCCTGGCGCGGATGCTGCCGGTTAAGTACGGCGCCCCGATCCTCCTGCTGGCTGCTTTGATGGCCTTCTCCCGACTGTATGTCGGCGTACATTATCCGACGGATGTGCTGGTCGGAGTGATGGTTGGTGCTTCGGTCGGTGAAACCTGTTATCAGATTCAAAAAGCGCTTGATCGCTCCCGAGTTAAGGAATAAGGAGTAATTATATTTTTGCATTTTCCGCTCAATTATGATATACTGAAAAAATCCGGCCGGAAAAGCGCGGTCTTTGCTTTAGCGCGTAATGCCGGGGTGTTTCGCTGTATTTACGACGGGATAAAACTAAAAAATAAGTAAAAATTGAACTTTACGGTCAATTCTGCCGGCAATGATCTAATCAGATACCTGCTGCGGAAACTGTTAAATAAAAGAAATTCGTTTGAAAAATCAAGCGATAACTGGTTTTGAGTTTGCCTGTTTTGTGGGTAGGAGAACGACAGGCGGAAAGGAAGAAAATACATATGGGTTATTATATTGATCCTTATTATTTGATGTTAGTGCTGCCGGCACTGCTGCTGGCGATGATCGCTCAATGGTCGGTGCAGTCGGCGGTTCGGAAATATTCCAAAATCGGCAATATGGAAGGGATGACCGGAGCGGACGCGGCGCGCCTGATCTTAAACAAAAACGGAATATATGATGTGGCGGTAACAAATGTCAGCGGCAATTTAACCGATCATTATGATCCGTCGTCAAAAACGGTGCGGCTTTCGGAAGGCGTTTTTGCTTCCCGCTCGCTGGCGGCGGTGGCGATTGCCGCCCATGAAACCGGCCATGCCATTCAGCATGCGCGGGGCTATAAGCCTTTGGTGCTTAGAACACTGTGCTATCCGGTGGCAAATATCGGCTCCAGTTTTGGCATGCCGATGGCAATTTTTGGCTTGATGTTCAGTATTCCTTTTTTGGTTCAGCTGGGGATCATCTTGTTTTCTTTGGCGGTATTATTTTATATTATTACGCTGCCGGTGGAAATCAATGCTTCGACTCGGGCGATTGCCTGCATTCGGGAGGAAAATATTTTAGCACCGGAGGAACTGGGCGGGGCGAAAAAGGTATTGACGGCAGCCGCCATGACCTATGTTGCTTCCGCGGCGGTAGCGATTGCCAACCTTTTGCGGCTGATTCTTTTGGCCAATAATCGGCGGCGGGATTGATCCTGCTCGCTTACCGGCAGCCGGGAAGCAATTAGAACAAGGGTAAAGCTTCCGTTTTTTGCCGCCAAACGGCCGAGCCGCAAGCCAGGCTTTTACCGGTAAAACGGAGGCTTTTGACATATTATATATAATAGGAAGGAAAAGAAAAATGTTGACAAATGCACCACGAGGAACCTATGACCTCTATGGGGAAAAATTGAACAGAACCAGAGCGCTGGAAGAAACCATCCGGCAGCTTTGCGCTGATTATGGTTATTCCGAAATTCGAACGCCCATCTTTGAACATACCGAGTTATTTGCCCGCGGAATGGGTGAGGGGACGGATGTCGTTCAAAAGGAAATGTATACTTTTGAAGATAAAAAAGGCCGCTCCATTACTTTAAAACCGGAAGGCACGGCCGGGACGGTGCGGGCATATCTGGAGAATAAGCTTTATGCCGATATTCAGCCGGTTAAGCTGTTTTATATCACACCGGCCTTTCGCTATGAAAAGCCGCAGGCCGGGCGGCTAAGGCAATTCCATCAGTTTGGTGTGGAACTCCTTGGAGCGGAGCATCCGCTGGCGGATGCGGAGGTGATTGCTCTCGGCTACCGGCTGCTGCAGCGGGCGGGGCTTAAAAAAGTGGTTTTGCATCTCAACAGTTTAGGCGGGGCGGAATCAGCCGCCGCCTATAAAAAAGAACTGCTTCGCTTTTTGCAGGGCGCACAGGATCAGCTTTGTCCGACCTGCCGGCAGCGCATGGAAAAGAATCCTTTGCGGGTGCTGGACTGCAAAGAAGAAGGCTGTAAACAGATGGTAAAAGAGGCGCCGCGGATGCTGGATTACCTGACAGAGCGGGACGCTGCACATTTTGCCGAGGTTCAGGCGCTTTTGCAGGTCATGGAAGTGCCTTTTGTGATTGATCCCCAGATTGTGCGCGGGCTGGATTATTATACGGGAACGGTTTTTGAGTTTGTGTCCGAGGAAATTGGCGCTCAGTCAACGATTTGCGGCGGCGGCCGATATGATAATTTAGTCTCTGAGATTGGCGGCGCACCGACGTCGGCAGTTGGCTTCGGCGTAGGAATGGAACGGCTGCTGATGACGATGGAAGCCGAACTGGCTCCGGCTGAGAGTGCACCGACTTGTGATTTGTTTATCGGCTATATGGGCGAAGCGGCGATGAAAGAGGCGGTTAAATGGACAGCCCGGCTGCGGGAAAAGCATATTTCGGCGGTAATGGACTTAAATGCCCGCTCGGTTAAGGCGCAAATGAAATACGCCAACAAGCTGGGGGCGAAGTATGCTTTTGTTTTAGGCGAATCGGAACTGGAAAGCGGACAGTTGAAGCTGAAAGAAATGGCTAGCGGCCAGGAAATTCCGCTGCGGCTGACGGAGCTGGAAAGCTATTTGTTAAAGGCAGAAAGAAAAGCCTGACGGCGAAAATTGAGAACTTTAAGGGGATAACTCAACTGGCCCATGTTGTCATTTTTAGGCAGACCGCCCGCCCGGGCAGAAAGCGAAACAGTTCGATCAGGGGAAAGTTAAGGGGATAATTAAGACATGCCCTTATATTAAGAGGGCATTGATAGTTTATACACAGAAAGCGAGGAACAGGGAATGAATGAATCAATGGCAGGCATGAAAAGGACGCATTATGCGGCAGATTTGAGCCTACAAAATGCCGGTCAAAAGGTAACGGTTATGGGTTGGGTGCAGAAGCGCCGGAACCTGGGCAGCGTTATTTTTTTGGATATTCGGGATCGCAGCGGCTTAATTCAAGTATTTTTAGATGAAACCGTCTTGGGAGCGGCGGACTTTGCCAAGGGCGAAAAGCTGCGGGCGGAGTTTGTCGTGGCGGTCTGCGGTAACGTTCAGCGGCGCGGTGACGGTGGGGTCAATCCCAATTTAAAAACCGGTGAAATTGAAATTCAGGCAACGGCGCTGCGGATTTTAAATCAGGCAGAAACGCCGCCGTTTCATATTGAAAACGAGGTCAACGCCAAAGAAGATTTGCGTTTAAAATATCGTTATTTGGATTTGCGCCGGCCGGTACTGCAAAAAAACTTGTTCCTGCGCCATAAGGTCACAACGGCTGCCCGTGAGTTTTTAGACAGAGAAGGCTTTTTGGAGATTGAAACACCGATGCTGACCCGTTCCACGCCCGAGGGAGCCAGAGATTATTTGGTGCCCAGTAGAATCAATCAGGGAATGTTTTACGCACTGCCGCAGTCGCCGCAGATTTTTAAGCAGCTTCTGATGCTGTCCGGCTATGACCGCTATATGCAGATTGCCAAATGCTTCCGGGACGAAGATTTACGGGCCGACCGGCAGCCGGAGTTTACCCAGATTGATATGGAACTGAGCTTTGTGACCCAGGAAGATATCATTGATTTAAATGAGCGTCTGCTGCAATATATTTTTAAAAAGGTAATGGATATGGATATTGCCATTCCTTTTAAGCGGATTACCTATCAGGAAGCAATGGAGCGGTTCGGTTCGGATAAGCCGGATATGCGCTTTGGTCTGGAATTAAAGGATCTGGCGGAAGTAGCTGCCGGCTGCGGCTTTTCTGTCTTTGCCGATACCATTAAAAACGGCGGCAGTGTCCGGGCGATTAACGCTAAGGGAATGGCTGATTTGCCCAGAAAGCAGATTGATGCTTTAACCGAGCTGTGTAAATATCACGGCGCTAAGGGCATGGCCTATCTGGC of Lachnospiraceae bacterium oral taxon 500 contains these proteins:
- a CDS encoding phosphatase PAP2 family protein; this translates as MVLLQEMDADVLMWLQENLRQEGLDRVFSFFTRLGNNGELWIALLVVLFIIPPFRRMALTAAASLISSALLVEFVIKPLVARVRPYVTVEGLFSLVGPERSYSFPSGHSATAFAVAYVLARMLPVKYGAPILLLAALMAFSRLYVGVHYPTDVLVGVMVGASVGETCYQIQKALDRSRVKE
- a CDS encoding ribose ABC transporter permease translates to MLREGLQMKDNRKIRLTEIVNLYRSVLILIIISLVASIASPAFFSIGNIFNVIRQIAMAGIVGCGMTFVILLGGIDLSVGSIVGLAGVIAAGVLRDTGNVALALVLALIVGILCGAVNGLIISQFSIPPFIATLGMMTLLRGCILVYTNGSPIPIKSDAYKFIGKGDLLGGIPVPILILFVVYAIAHFILSNTRFGRYIYALGGSREASRLSGINVQKIEWMVYIISGILSAITGVILTARLGSAQSTNGEGIEMDAIAAVILGGTSMSGGTGFVLPTVIGAMIMGIIDNILTLMNVNPHATKIVKGAVILAAVLIDRKLKDVSVKTVVMEEATTDAKHNN
- a CDS encoding short-chain dehydrogenase, whose product is MEGGRSIVKPSIIITGGSNGIGRALALTYAAHSYFVYTLSRSNPHWQQPNLKHICCDVTSPEQLAQAAKTIQSEGRPVQQLICCAGYGIAGPTEGTELSAAKQQFDVNFFGVFLTIQEFLPLLKPSRGKIILISSAAGELAIPFQSFYSASKAAANKLLEAWQLELRPFGIQVSTFLLGDTKTGFTAARQKSMTFHPQYQQAYVRSIAKMEYDEQHGLSPEATAACIYRRCQKAKLPPVQTVGWQYHLFLLLQRLLPRRLVLFLIARLYA
- a CDS encoding D-xylose ABC transporter ATP-binding protein (with RbsBCD acts to import ribose into the cell; RbsA contains 2 ATP-binding domain); translated protein: MKTDKILELVDIVKIFPGVKALDKVKMDVCAGEVHALCGENGAGKSTLMRIIAGAERPTSGKILLDGKEVRFASTKDAEKLGIAMIYQEFNMIPDMTVAENMYLGRYPVTKLGIIDKKKLNEDTAQELKKLNLPVHPKTKVRSLSVATAQMIEIAKCLSVGAKIIIMDEPTSALTNEETEILFRLIQELKAKGIAVIYISHRMDEIFQIADRITVFRDGKYIKTLPVKETNYDQVVALMVGKDITHLYPERETHSAKVAFAVKNLTGQGVHGISFQVQEGEILGITGLLGAGMIELAKLIYGAMPAEKGEIWLEQRPLQIQSPMQALKNEIAFVSDDRKQEGLVLERDIKENSSMIALGLGYFLKAGIIDKKKEKTSVQADIKKLAIKCHGMSQKTGNLSGGNQQKVVLAKVLKSSPKICILAEPTRGVDIGAKAEIYQLMNEMTKEGKSILLISSDLPEVIGMSDRILVMREGRSVLLLDRPDFSQERILAYASGGITDEGQ
- a CDS encoding chemotaxis protein, producing the protein MKGTVVRIWITTLHKLYNKEEVNRVLKSVSFDPDRAISPLEDISDQTVDSIMTAVAKNYGMAKADLWKTIGRNNIGTFYEMYPIFFKKANMFSFLCSLNNIHQVVRKRIPGSRPAVLNMEIVGRQEATLTYLSKRNMYDYLLGLLEGTKEFFKEKVDIQVADKADGRMVLKLRFEYELLEEKNFAFSKALSLGFVKNQTVKLLLFTLLLGLPTAFLVREPWLAVGLTAGYAGLGSFLLTRPAAQVKEEVMRLIKKDYVPSRMIKTADEYEDLFRTVVDYKESFAEGFIDLSSMTGEMKSFSMDLISIAKTMEETSHKITDLMQQLYAHATEQSQSTRNNVSVLTDGAEQIIRLSEKEMTNKVEIERAIQTTTDSFANLSDTTRDLAEMRAKFEVLNKNSDKLKIKGKETEEIASFVSEIAYQTNLLALNASIEAARAGELGEGFAVVAEEVRKLAQNSEQAASRIKENISSFLSDIEAMVADIHEQNEILEKGTGTIHEAIQNNQNAKAEMDGVAIKMAESAVELEERSLNLSDIVEQMQALSDSSTENAELARTADSEVSTYTEQLKQLTENVRNFEGMIVTFHKMLEEYRL
- a CDS encoding D-ribose pyranase, with product MLKTEIIHPQLNRVLAELRHNDLLVIGDAGLPVPRGVERIDLGWKKDSPRYVEVLEAITKYLVIEGATFANEAKENGEASLAIHRRALELLPKAEIDYIPHSELKARSAGAKAIILTGEYTGYTNVILRCGCAY
- a CDS encoding D-ribose ABC transporter substrate-binding protein, with amino-acid sequence MKKILAVVLAMVIGAAMTGCGGQTQTPTQPQTQTEKQDQKQTQTENKQYKVGLSMNTQTNPFFVTVVEGCKKAAEEKGMEIFVTDAQDDAATQMKDIENLITKQVDVMIIDPCDSDAIVAAVEACNNAKIPVFTMDRESKGGEVVAHIGYDAIKSGKMAGEFLAKALNGKGNVVELQGIMGTNVAQNRSEGFNSIMKENPDIKIVACQTANFDRSQGMSVMENILQANEKIDGLYAANDEMLLGALEAIQAAGRQDEIIMIGCDALDETLAGIKEGKINATIAEPPFFLGKAMINTAYDYLNGQKIETRVILENQLVDKNNIDTIKTRD